One Egicoccus halophilus genomic region harbors:
- a CDS encoding ABC transporter ATP-binding protein gives MPASAPAVPERGSAPLLRLWRYARHRRRQALLATFASVLNTLFDIAPPYLIAMAVDVVAAGEGESLIGRVFGLTSQRDELVVLGVLTVAVWVLESATDYWAEVLWRNLAQTVEHELRVDAYEHVQSLDLAAFEDRSTGGLLAVLNDDVNQLERFLDQGLMLIIHIATSVVVIGGTYLWYAPGIGVLAVLPVPLIVWGSIRFQRLLEPRYADIRARVGILSGSLANALGGIATIKAFGAERRELGRVTAESEDYRQANRRAIWLSSAFVPLIRMPILAGFTAILIFGGLMTLDGRLAVGVYTLMVFMVQRLLWPLTQLGQVLDQYQRAMASTHRVLDLLATPRAIEGGNRPLPQVAGEVAFEHVRFAYATGGDVLHGIDLRIPAGQTHAIVGATGAGKSTVVKLLLRLYDPTGGAVRLDGHDLRELRLDDLRAAIGLVSQDVFLFHGTVRENLVYGRPDASDEQVRAAAALAEAADFVEALPDGYDTVVGERGQKLSGGQRQRLSIARAILRDPPVLVLDEATSAVDNETEAAIQRSLARVARDRTTIVIAHRLSTIRHADRIHVLDAGRVVEAGTHDELVAADGRYAALWKVQTGEIAPDPAHR, from the coding sequence GTGCCCGCATCCGCCCCCGCTGTGCCCGAACGCGGCTCCGCGCCGTTGCTCCGGCTGTGGCGCTACGCCCGCCACCGCCGGCGGCAGGCGCTGCTGGCGACCTTCGCCTCCGTGCTCAACACCCTGTTCGACATCGCGCCGCCGTACCTGATCGCGATGGCCGTCGACGTCGTGGCCGCCGGCGAGGGGGAGTCGCTGATCGGGCGGGTGTTCGGTCTCACCTCGCAACGGGACGAACTGGTCGTGCTCGGCGTGCTCACCGTCGCGGTCTGGGTGCTGGAGTCGGCGACCGACTATTGGGCCGAGGTCCTGTGGCGGAACCTGGCCCAGACGGTCGAGCACGAGCTGCGCGTCGACGCCTACGAACACGTGCAGTCGCTCGACCTGGCCGCCTTCGAGGACCGCAGCACCGGCGGCTTGCTGGCCGTGCTCAACGACGACGTCAACCAGCTCGAGCGCTTCCTCGACCAGGGGCTGATGCTGATCATCCACATCGCCACGTCGGTCGTGGTGATCGGCGGCACCTACCTGTGGTACGCGCCGGGCATCGGCGTCCTCGCCGTCCTGCCGGTCCCGCTGATCGTGTGGGGCTCGATCCGGTTCCAGCGCCTGCTCGAACCCCGCTATGCCGACATCCGTGCCCGGGTCGGCATCCTGAGCGGGTCGCTGGCCAACGCGCTCGGGGGCATCGCGACCATCAAGGCCTTCGGTGCCGAACGTCGGGAACTGGGCCGGGTCACGGCGGAGTCGGAGGACTACCGCCAGGCCAACCGCCGGGCGATCTGGCTCTCCTCGGCGTTCGTGCCGCTGATCCGGATGCCGATCCTCGCCGGCTTCACCGCCATCCTGATCTTCGGCGGGCTGATGACCCTCGACGGTCGGCTGGCGGTCGGGGTCTACACGTTGATGGTGTTCATGGTGCAGCGGCTGCTGTGGCCGCTCACGCAGCTGGGTCAGGTGCTCGACCAGTACCAGCGGGCGATGGCCTCGACGCACCGGGTGCTCGACCTGTTGGCGACGCCACGGGCCATCGAGGGCGGGAACCGTCCACTGCCGCAGGTCGCCGGTGAGGTCGCCTTCGAGCACGTGCGCTTCGCCTACGCCACCGGCGGTGACGTGCTGCACGGCATCGACCTGCGCATCCCCGCCGGCCAGACCCACGCCATCGTTGGTGCGACGGGCGCCGGGAAGTCGACCGTCGTCAAGCTGCTGCTGCGGCTGTACGACCCGACCGGCGGGGCCGTGCGCCTCGACGGGCACGACCTCCGCGAGCTGCGGCTCGACGACCTCCGGGCGGCGATCGGACTGGTCAGCCAGGACGTGTTCCTGTTCCACGGCACGGTGCGGGAGAACCTCGTCTACGGACGCCCCGACGCGTCCGACGAGCAGGTCCGCGCGGCCGCCGCGCTGGCCGAGGCGGCCGACTTCGTCGAGGCCCTGCCCGACGGCTACGACACGGTGGTCGGCGAACGCGGGCAGAAGCTGTCGGGTGGGCAGCGCCAGCGCCTGTCGATCGCCCGGGCGATCCTGCGCGACCCGCCGGTGCTGGTGCTCGACGAGGCCACGTCAGCGGTCGACAACGAGACGGAGGCCGCGATCCAGCGCTCGCTGGCCCGGGTCGCGCGCGACCGCACCACCATCGTGATCGCGCACCGGCTGTCGACCATCCGGCACGCCGACCGCATCCACGTCCTGGACGCCGGGCGTGTCGTCGAGGCGGGCACGCACGACGAGCTGGTGGCCGCCGACGGCCGCTATGCCGCGCTGTGGAAGGTCCAGACCGGGGAGATCGCGCCCGACCCCGCGCACCGCTGA
- a CDS encoding MoaD/ThiS family protein has translation MPVVRIPTVLRKHTDNQAKVEAEGGTVREVFHDLTGSHPGLQEQLFDGEDVRGFINVYVDDEDIRYVEGLDTPVEDDTEIAIMPAVAGGAR, from the coding sequence ATGCCTGTCGTCCGCATCCCCACCGTGCTGCGCAAGCACACCGACAACCAGGCCAAGGTCGAGGCCGAGGGCGGGACGGTCCGTGAGGTGTTCCACGACCTGACCGGCTCGCACCCCGGCCTGCAGGAGCAGCTGTTCGACGGCGAGGACGTGCGCGGCTTCATCAACGTCTACGTCGACGACGAGGACATCCGCTACGTCGAGGGTCTCGACACCCCCGTCGAGGACGACACCGAGATCGCCATCATGCCGGCGGTCGCTGGCGGCGCTCGCTGA
- the rdgB gene encoding RdgB/HAM1 family non-canonical purine NTP pyrophosphatase, translating to MTRRLVVATGNAKKLAELQALLAHLDVAVVPMTDLGVPSPPEDGDTFEANALLKARACAAATGAPAIADDSGLEVDALGGAPGVHSARYAGVHGDDAANNAKLVAALADVPPRERTARFVAAVALVTPDGTEHVVRGTMEGRVVEEARGANGFGYDPHFVSDPAGDGRTNAELSPEEKNTISHRGAALRAILPRVEALFGG from the coding sequence GTGACCCGACGCCTCGTGGTCGCGACCGGCAACGCCAAGAAGCTCGCTGAACTGCAGGCGTTGCTCGCTCACCTCGACGTCGCGGTGGTGCCGATGACCGACCTCGGGGTGCCCTCGCCGCCCGAGGACGGCGACACCTTCGAGGCGAACGCCCTGCTCAAGGCGCGGGCCTGCGCCGCGGCGACGGGTGCACCCGCCATCGCCGACGACTCGGGCCTGGAGGTCGACGCGCTCGGCGGTGCTCCGGGGGTGCACTCGGCCCGCTACGCCGGCGTCCACGGCGACGACGCGGCCAACAACGCCAAGCTGGTCGCGGCGCTGGCCGACGTGCCACCGCGGGAGCGGACCGCCCGGTTCGTGGCCGCCGTCGCGCTGGTCACGCCCGACGGGACGGAACACGTCGTGCGGGGCACGATGGAGGGACGTGTCGTCGAGGAAGCGCGCGGGGCCAACGGCTTCGGCTACGACCCGCACTTCGTCAGCGACCCCGCCGGTGACGGCCGCACCAACGCGGAGCTGTCGCCGGAGGAGAAGAACACGATCAGCCACCGCGGTGCGGCGCTGCGGGCGATCCTCCCGCGGGTCGAGGCACTCTTCGGCGGCTGA
- a CDS encoding DNA topoisomerase IB, protein MSAPESSDPTVTGILPVVADLPADAPPEAHAEAAGLVYVSDDEPGIRRVKRGRGFSYVRDDGTVLEGEGRERCQALAIPPAWTDVWICEDERGHLQATGVDDAGRKQHRYHPRWRAVRDATKFHRMQAFSEALPRIRAAVDRDLRKRRLCRERVLALVVALLDETLIRIGSREPDDEGGAIGLTTLACDHVDVHGDRVHFTFPGKSGQEQDLEVRHPRLARQLLRCEEIPGQRLFAWQDADEWRHVDSGEVNDYLREIAGDELTAKDFRTWGGTVVAADTLRRLGAPADEREADANVLAAVDAAAERLGNTRAVCRASYLDPRVPKAYRFGHFDAAWDDDPDEVDGLSPAERAVQRLVDLELPPSQDLASTDD, encoded by the coding sequence GTGAGCGCACCCGAGTCCAGCGACCCGACCGTCACCGGCATCCTGCCGGTGGTGGCCGACCTGCCGGCCGACGCCCCACCGGAGGCCCACGCCGAGGCCGCCGGACTCGTCTACGTCTCCGACGACGAACCCGGGATCCGCCGGGTCAAGCGGGGTCGCGGGTTCTCCTACGTCCGCGACGACGGGACCGTGCTCGAGGGCGAGGGGCGCGAACGTTGCCAGGCGCTGGCGATCCCGCCGGCCTGGACCGACGTGTGGATCTGCGAGGACGAACGCGGCCACCTGCAGGCCACCGGCGTGGACGACGCCGGCCGCAAGCAGCACCGCTACCACCCCCGCTGGCGGGCCGTGCGCGACGCGACCAAGTTCCACCGCATGCAGGCCTTCTCCGAGGCGTTGCCCCGCATCCGCGCCGCGGTCGATCGCGACCTGCGCAAACGCCGCCTGTGCCGGGAGCGGGTACTGGCGCTGGTCGTGGCCTTGCTCGACGAGACCCTGATCCGCATCGGCAGCCGGGAACCGGACGACGAGGGCGGCGCGATCGGGTTGACCACCCTGGCGTGTGACCACGTCGACGTCCACGGCGACCGGGTCCACTTCACCTTTCCGGGCAAGTCCGGGCAGGAACAGGACCTCGAGGTCCGTCACCCCCGTCTCGCGCGGCAGTTGCTGCGTTGCGAGGAGATCCCCGGACAGCGGCTGTTCGCCTGGCAGGACGCCGACGAGTGGCGGCACGTCGACTCGGGCGAGGTCAACGACTACCTGCGGGAGATCGCCGGCGACGAGTTGACCGCCAAGGACTTCCGCACGTGGGGCGGCACCGTCGTGGCCGCCGACACCCTGCGCCGGCTCGGTGCCCCGGCCGACGAGCGGGAGGCCGACGCCAACGTGCTCGCCGCCGTCGACGCGGCAGCCGAACGGCTCGGCAACACCCGGGCCGTGTGCCGGGCCAGCTACCTCGACCCGCGGGTGCCCAAGGCCTACCGCTTCGGGCACTTCGACGCCGCCTGGGACGACGACCCCGACGAGGTCGACGGGCTCTCCCCCGCCGAGCGGGCCGTGCAGCGACTGGTCGACCTCGAACTGCCGCCGTCGCAGGACCTGGCGTCCACCGACGACTAG
- the rph gene encoding ribonuclease PH: MSAATRPDGRAADQLRPVDLRVGVQRNPAGSAAIEIGGTSVLCAASVEDGAPRFRERRGWVTAEYAMLPGATTDRSRRERTGPGGRSKEIERLIGRSLRSVVALDRLPDVTVTVDCDVLEADGGTRTAAITGGWVALAQALRARGWERHLAGQVAAVSVGIVDGQPVLDLPYVEDVRAEVDMNVVATADGRLVEVQGTAEGAPFDRAQLDRMLDLALAGCEQLFARQLAALEGGAA, translated from the coding sequence GTGTCCGCTGCCACCCGTCCCGACGGTCGCGCCGCCGACCAGTTGCGCCCCGTCGACCTGCGGGTCGGCGTCCAGCGCAACCCGGCCGGATCGGCCGCCATCGAGATCGGTGGGACCTCGGTGCTGTGTGCGGCGTCGGTCGAGGACGGTGCGCCCCGCTTCCGGGAGCGGCGCGGCTGGGTCACCGCCGAGTACGCGATGTTGCCGGGCGCGACGACCGACCGCTCGCGGCGCGAGCGGACCGGCCCCGGCGGCCGTTCGAAGGAGATCGAGCGCCTGATCGGGCGCAGCCTGCGCAGCGTCGTGGCGCTCGACCGGCTGCCGGACGTGACCGTGACGGTGGACTGTGACGTGCTCGAGGCCGACGGCGGGACCCGCACCGCCGCCATCACCGGCGGCTGGGTCGCGCTCGCGCAGGCACTGCGGGCCCGTGGCTGGGAGCGTCACCTCGCCGGGCAGGTCGCGGCCGTGTCGGTCGGGATCGTCGACGGGCAGCCGGTCCTCGACCTGCCCTACGTCGAGGACGTGCGCGCGGAGGTCGACATGAACGTCGTCGCGACCGCCGACGGCCGGCTCGTCGAGGTGCAGGGCACGGCGGAGGGGGCGCCGTTCGACCGGGCGCAACTCGATCGCATGCTCGACCTGGCGTTGGCCGGCTGCGAGCAGTTGTTCGCCCGGCAGCTGGCCGCGCTCGAAGGGGGCGCGGCGTGA
- a CDS encoding PLP-dependent cysteine synthase family protein codes for MRFDDVSQAIGNTPLVGLPRLSPDGYRIYLKLEGHNPTGSVKDRVAKYLIEQAERAGELVPGQRVLEPTSGNTGIALAAVCKVKGYPLTCVMPENTSEERRQLLTMFGVELVFSPASEGSNGSVRLARELAAADPALFMPFQYGNPANALAHYETTAPEILADLPEVTAFVAGLGTGGTVTGVGRRLKRHDPDIKVFAAEPEYGDLVYGLRNLDEGYVPEVLDQSVLDSRIKVDSLKALQYTRELAEVEGIFAGVSTGASLAVAVRVCKRLPAGSTVVALSPDGGWKYLSTGAYAPGDVREIATRISGTLWA; via the coding sequence ATGCGCTTCGACGACGTCTCGCAGGCCATCGGCAACACGCCGCTGGTCGGACTGCCGCGTCTGTCGCCCGACGGCTACCGCATCTACCTCAAGCTCGAGGGCCACAACCCGACCGGATCGGTCAAGGACCGGGTCGCCAAGTACCTGATCGAGCAGGCCGAGCGTGCCGGTGAGCTGGTGCCGGGTCAGCGGGTGCTCGAGCCGACCTCCGGCAACACCGGTATCGCGCTGGCGGCCGTCTGCAAGGTCAAGGGCTATCCGCTGACGTGTGTGATGCCGGAGAACACCTCGGAGGAGCGCCGACAGCTGCTGACCATGTTCGGCGTCGAGCTGGTGTTCTCGCCCGCGAGCGAGGGATCGAACGGCTCGGTGCGGTTGGCCCGCGAGCTCGCCGCCGCCGACCCCGCGCTGTTCATGCCGTTCCAGTACGGCAACCCGGCCAACGCCCTGGCGCACTACGAGACGACCGCCCCGGAGATCCTGGCCGACCTGCCCGAGGTCACCGCGTTCGTGGCCGGACTCGGCACCGGCGGCACGGTGACCGGCGTCGGGAGGCGGCTCAAGCGCCACGACCCCGACATCAAGGTGTTCGCGGCCGAGCCCGAGTACGGCGACCTCGTCTACGGTCTGCGCAACCTCGACGAGGGCTACGTGCCCGAGGTCCTCGACCAGTCGGTGCTCGACAGCCGCATCAAGGTCGACTCCCTCAAGGCGCTGCAGTACACCCGCGAGCTCGCCGAGGTGGAGGGCATCTTCGCCGGGGTGTCCACCGGTGCCTCGCTGGCCGTGGCGGTCCGGGTGTGCAAGCGGCTGCCGGCGGGCTCGACGGTCGTCGCCCTCTCGCCCGACGGCGGCTGGAAGTACCTCTCCACGGGCGCCTACGCGCCCGGCGACGTCCGGGAGATCGCCACCCGCATCTCCGGCACCCTGTGGGCCTGA
- a CDS encoding MBL fold metallo-hydrolase, which translates to MELTVLGCAGSHTGPGRVCSGYLVEADGTRVLVDCGNGSTANLQRLCRVEELDAIVVTHRHPDHCIDLVGIYHALRHAEPRPARVPLHAAPEVVDTIAGLLSDGHAGLAQVFDVTEVRSGDVRDVGPMRLTFADSVHSVPTLAVAVEHDGRRLVYSSDSAGGPGLVDFARGADLLLCEATWQGDAADFPPDLHLTARGAGEVARAAGVARLVLTHVAGSLDPVRSVAEAAEVFDGPLGAAVDLRSWVL; encoded by the coding sequence GTGGAGTTGACGGTGCTCGGCTGTGCCGGGTCGCACACCGGCCCGGGTCGGGTCTGCTCCGGCTACCTCGTTGAGGCCGACGGCACCCGGGTGCTGGTCGACTGCGGCAACGGCTCGACCGCCAACCTGCAGCGGCTGTGTCGGGTCGAGGAGCTCGACGCGATCGTCGTCACGCACCGGCATCCCGACCACTGCATCGACCTCGTCGGCATATACCACGCGCTGCGCCACGCCGAACCCCGGCCGGCGCGTGTGCCGCTGCACGCCGCCCCCGAGGTCGTCGACACCATCGCCGGGCTCCTCTCCGACGGGCACGCGGGACTGGCCCAGGTGTTCGACGTCACGGAGGTGCGCAGTGGTGACGTGCGCGACGTCGGACCGATGCGGCTGACCTTCGCCGACAGCGTCCACTCGGTGCCGACGCTGGCCGTCGCGGTCGAGCACGACGGGCGACGCCTGGTGTACTCCTCGGACTCCGCCGGCGGTCCGGGGCTGGTCGACTTCGCCAGGGGCGCCGACCTGTTGCTGTGCGAGGCCACCTGGCAGGGGGACGCGGCCGACTTCCCGCCCGACCTGCACCTGACGGCCCGAGGTGCCGGTGAGGTGGCCCGTGCGGCCGGCGTCGCCCGGCTCGTGCTGACCCACGTGGCCGGTTCCCTGGACCCCGTACGGTCGGTCGCCGAGGCCGCGGAGGTCTTCGACGGGCCCCTCGGCGCGGCCGTCGACCTGCGCTCCTGGGTGCTGTGA